A stretch of the Polyangiaceae bacterium genome encodes the following:
- a CDS encoding TonB-dependent receptor, with protein MARRAALSVCCTVAWLTSAPAAAHDDAPRPDHEEHDALEVEVREDPRASEAASRLLVGRRELELRPRRRPADLVEAVPGAFAVQHAGGGKAAQYFLRGFDADHGTDVAFFVDGVPVNLPSHGHGQGYTDLGFLIPELVVNVDAYKGPNWARFGDFATAGAIDFQLAEVVPESYASAQVGQYGVARGLVVASPALADDWRAVVAADASVQEGPFVHSEKLGRSSLFARTSHDLGPRQKLSLTLSSYAARWYGSGQIPARAVCGEGEPGAAPPSAYGEPCLEPFDSVDASEGGSQARHSAALAYALVAHSAELHALSYVTLSRWNLYSNFTFFARDPQNGDGIEQVDDRTTLGGHARVLRHFHHGRTRFAAAFGAELRADSIDNALWGQRQRERLAQRVGANVSETQSALYVEGDLRLAPALRFLSGLRVQRVDVRVEDRLEDLSVLGDRSSGSDGASLLLPKLGVVVTPVSGWDVSAHYGRGFHSNDARGAVRATGTVDLLTPALGYEVGTRVEPWRGVSAYASAFWLDLGSEQVWVGDEGTTEASGATRRLGLELGARAKLGGWLYADADLTLTRAEYRDGPESGSPVPLAPTRTFTAGIGARHELGAYTPFGALRLRALADRAASEDGALVAEGHTLLDASAGLRWKRIEAGVDVQNVTDARWREVSFATESRLSYEPAPVTGVHYTPGWPRTVLGRVTLYMP; from the coding sequence GTGGCTCGCCGCGCGGCACTTTCGGTGTGTTGCACCGTTGCCTGGCTGACCAGCGCGCCGGCCGCGGCCCACGACGATGCGCCGCGGCCGGATCACGAGGAGCACGACGCGCTGGAGGTCGAGGTCCGCGAGGACCCCAGGGCGTCGGAGGCGGCATCGCGGCTGCTCGTCGGGCGCCGCGAGCTCGAGCTCAGGCCGCGCCGGCGACCGGCCGACCTCGTGGAGGCAGTTCCGGGCGCGTTCGCGGTGCAACACGCCGGGGGTGGCAAGGCCGCGCAGTACTTCCTGCGCGGCTTCGACGCGGACCACGGCACCGACGTCGCCTTCTTCGTGGACGGCGTGCCGGTAAATCTGCCGAGCCACGGGCACGGGCAGGGTTACACCGATCTCGGCTTCCTGATCCCGGAGCTGGTCGTCAACGTGGATGCGTACAAGGGCCCGAACTGGGCGCGGTTCGGCGACTTCGCCACGGCGGGTGCGATCGACTTTCAGCTGGCGGAGGTCGTTCCCGAATCCTACGCGAGCGCGCAGGTGGGGCAGTACGGTGTCGCTCGCGGGCTGGTGGTCGCCTCGCCCGCGCTGGCCGACGACTGGCGCGCCGTCGTCGCCGCCGACGCGAGCGTCCAGGAAGGGCCGTTCGTGCACTCCGAGAAGCTCGGCCGGAGCAGCCTGTTCGCTCGTACTTCGCACGACCTCGGACCGCGACAGAAGCTCTCGCTCACGCTGTCCTCGTACGCCGCGCGCTGGTACGGCTCGGGCCAGATCCCCGCGCGGGCGGTGTGCGGAGAGGGCGAGCCCGGCGCCGCGCCTCCATCCGCGTACGGCGAGCCCTGCCTCGAGCCCTTCGACTCCGTGGATGCGAGCGAGGGCGGCTCGCAGGCGCGGCACTCGGCTGCACTGGCGTATGCGCTCGTCGCGCACAGCGCCGAGCTACACGCGCTCAGCTACGTCACGCTCTCGCGCTGGAACCTCTACTCGAACTTCACCTTCTTCGCGCGCGACCCGCAGAACGGCGACGGCATCGAGCAGGTGGACGACCGCACCACCCTGGGCGGCCACGCCCGGGTGCTCCGCCACTTCCACCACGGGCGGACGCGCTTCGCCGCCGCTTTCGGCGCGGAGCTCAGAGCCGACTCGATCGACAACGCGCTCTGGGGTCAGCGCCAGCGCGAACGGCTCGCGCAGCGGGTCGGCGCCAACGTGAGCGAGACGCAGTCGGCGCTGTACGTAGAGGGCGACCTCCGGCTGGCGCCGGCGCTGCGCTTCCTCTCGGGCCTGCGCGTGCAACGCGTGGACGTACGCGTCGAGGACCGCCTCGAAGATCTGTCGGTGCTCGGAGACCGCTCGAGCGGCTCGGACGGCGCCTCGCTCCTGCTGCCGAAGCTCGGCGTGGTCGTCACGCCGGTGTCGGGCTGGGACGTGTCGGCGCATTACGGACGCGGTTTTCACTCCAACGACGCGCGCGGCGCCGTGCGCGCCACGGGCACGGTGGACCTCCTGACGCCGGCGCTCGGCTACGAGGTCGGCACTCGCGTCGAGCCCTGGCGCGGCGTGAGCGCGTACGCCAGCGCTTTCTGGCTCGACCTTGGCTCGGAGCAGGTCTGGGTCGGCGACGAGGGGACGACCGAGGCGTCCGGCGCCACGCGGCGCCTGGGGCTGGAGCTCGGCGCGCGGGCGAAGCTCGGGGGCTGGCTCTACGCCGACGCCGACCTCACGCTGACGCGGGCGGAGTACCGCGACGGCCCGGAGTCAGGGAGCCCTGTCCCGCTCGCGCCCACGCGCACCTTCACCGCCGGCATCGGCGCGCGGCACGAGCTCGGCGCGTACACACCTTTCGGAGCTCTGCGCCTGCGGGCGCTCGCGGATCGCGCGGCCAGCGAGGACGGCGCGCTCGTCGCCGAGGGTCACACGCTGCTCGACGCCTCCGCCGGGCTGCGCTGGAAGCGGATCGAGGCCGGGGTGGACGTGCAGAACGTCACGGATGCGCGCTGGCGTGAGGTCAGCTTCGCGACGGAGAGCCGACTCTCCTACGAGCCGGCTCCGGTGACGGGCGTACACTACACGCCGGGCTGGCCGCGTACCGTGCTGGGGCGAGTCACGCTGTACATGCCCTGA
- a CDS encoding Ig-like domain-containing protein — MLIFSAGLAFSCAESESSSTGTGSCGDGKRAATEICEGTDLGGNSCVTEGFAAGQLKCSAACGLDTSGCCNNVCVNVGDTTCEGNVVMKCAELASGCRTWIKDDDCAATGKTCSATGGGAVCKSSSCQDACTTVSATQCNGTAIESCATGPDGCKAWTKSSDCADQGQSCDDSSGAAQCSGSCVDACKAGELQCSGNVLRECAKQSGGCLGWVTKTDCAASGGVCSAASGTAACDSSCPAKCAKEGLQICSNNAIQTCTKGTNGCLDLVKTQDCGSLLCKLGAGGTAKCEGVCNSPCPTLNAKQCNANVVEECQATTGGCQEWKITTTCPLGQACDSTGGTFSCKAATPTGEDCGHVIVVQKGLNTINWTASKNDYLTTAPSCSWADVDGPDVVLVYQPTFTGTVDYTFEKPVDTRWVAVVGSGVCGNLSSQLSCVSEYSDVSMGDSFSVTAGTTYFMYVADTTSGSLPLSKPLKLQITEIDCSSFSAGTVSTSPANGATTSSLKPKLSVTFETAVTTTTGTVTVTGNKGTNLSYNVATASEISFSTDDKTMYIEPVNPFPAGEVVTVSWTGLNDAKCSKPLKAAAWNFTVITPPCAPGTGGMIGKTVTKLPTGTASSYPSVYYVVPDQAPTGNVYFGGSTELWRVPKSGGTGVEVTTAAGLGSSHLGYDMVVSGNDLFTIESKSSGTTGFVWRISKDAGASFGLTDFATFPAAPADTMDSANLYKGRIYMVTTDSVQIWSVDALAASPPTTAKLEASVPSEGSCYGIAVDDKFFYLTCGDDDRLVRVDRTTSAVTLLTNSLDLSTTQNYLHAKDTTGDGTADFLYFKAGDDIVYFTCNPGGATPYSDVLASYGTGYGSYGLGLDAAANKLYAWDDSTYELVVIQ; from the coding sequence TTGCTGATTTTCTCTGCCGGTCTGGCCTTCTCTTGCGCCGAGAGCGAGTCCAGCAGCACCGGCACCGGCAGCTGCGGCGACGGCAAGCGCGCCGCCACCGAGATCTGCGAGGGCACCGATCTGGGCGGCAACAGCTGCGTCACCGAGGGGTTCGCCGCGGGCCAGCTGAAGTGCTCCGCGGCCTGCGGCCTGGACACCAGCGGTTGCTGCAACAACGTCTGCGTGAACGTCGGCGACACCACCTGCGAGGGCAACGTGGTGATGAAGTGCGCCGAGCTGGCGAGCGGGTGCCGCACATGGATCAAGGACGACGACTGCGCGGCGACGGGCAAGACCTGTTCGGCGACCGGCGGGGGCGCCGTGTGCAAGAGCTCGAGCTGCCAGGATGCCTGCACCACCGTCAGCGCGACCCAGTGCAACGGCACTGCCATCGAGTCGTGTGCCACCGGCCCCGACGGCTGCAAGGCCTGGACGAAGTCCAGCGATTGCGCCGACCAGGGTCAGAGCTGCGACGACTCGAGCGGAGCCGCCCAGTGCTCCGGCAGTTGCGTGGACGCCTGCAAGGCCGGCGAGCTCCAGTGCAGCGGGAACGTGCTTCGCGAGTGCGCCAAGCAGAGCGGCGGCTGCCTGGGCTGGGTCACCAAGACGGACTGCGCCGCGTCCGGGGGCGTGTGCTCCGCGGCGAGCGGCACGGCCGCCTGCGATTCGAGCTGTCCCGCCAAGTGCGCCAAGGAAGGTCTTCAGATCTGTTCCAACAACGCCATCCAGACCTGCACGAAGGGCACGAACGGGTGCCTGGACCTGGTCAAGACCCAGGACTGCGGGAGCCTGCTCTGCAAGCTCGGGGCCGGCGGCACTGCGAAGTGCGAGGGCGTCTGCAACAGCCCTTGCCCGACCCTGAACGCCAAGCAGTGCAACGCGAACGTGGTCGAGGAGTGCCAGGCCACCACCGGCGGCTGCCAGGAGTGGAAGATCACCACGACCTGTCCGCTGGGTCAGGCCTGCGACTCGACCGGCGGCACCTTCAGCTGCAAGGCCGCGACGCCCACCGGCGAGGACTGCGGCCATGTCATCGTGGTGCAGAAGGGCCTCAACACGATCAACTGGACGGCCAGCAAGAACGACTACCTGACGACCGCGCCTTCTTGCTCCTGGGCCGACGTGGACGGCCCCGACGTCGTGTTGGTCTACCAGCCGACCTTCACCGGCACGGTGGACTACACCTTCGAGAAGCCGGTGGACACCCGCTGGGTGGCGGTGGTCGGCAGCGGCGTCTGCGGCAACCTGTCGAGTCAGCTCTCTTGCGTCTCGGAGTACAGCGACGTCTCGATGGGCGACAGCTTCTCGGTCACCGCCGGGACGACGTACTTCATGTACGTCGCCGACACCACCAGCGGCTCGTTGCCCCTCAGCAAGCCGCTCAAGCTCCAGATCACCGAGATCGATTGCAGCAGCTTCAGCGCGGGCACCGTGAGCACGAGCCCGGCGAACGGCGCCACCACCAGCTCGCTCAAGCCGAAGCTCTCGGTGACCTTCGAGACCGCCGTCACCACCACGACCGGCACCGTCACGGTGACCGGCAACAAGGGGACGAACCTGAGCTACAACGTCGCGACGGCCAGCGAGATCAGCTTCTCGACCGACGACAAGACGATGTACATCGAGCCGGTCAACCCGTTCCCGGCCGGCGAGGTCGTGACCGTGAGCTGGACCGGCCTGAACGACGCCAAGTGCTCGAAGCCGCTGAAGGCCGCAGCCTGGAACTTCACGGTGATCACGCCGCCTTGCGCCCCGGGCACCGGGGGCATGATCGGCAAGACCGTGACCAAGCTGCCGACGGGCACCGCGTCGAGCTACCCGTCGGTCTACTACGTGGTGCCCGATCAGGCCCCGACGGGCAACGTCTACTTCGGCGGCTCGACGGAGCTCTGGCGCGTGCCCAAGTCCGGCGGCACGGGCGTGGAGGTCACCACCGCGGCGGGCCTCGGCTCCTCGCACCTGGGTTACGACATGGTCGTGAGCGGCAACGACCTCTTCACCATCGAGTCGAAGTCGTCCGGCACGACCGGCTTCGTCTGGCGCATTTCCAAGGACGCCGGCGCGAGCTTTGGGCTCACCGACTTCGCCACGTTCCCGGCGGCTCCGGCCGACACCATGGACTCGGCGAACCTGTATAAGGGGCGCATCTACATGGTCACCACCGACTCGGTGCAGATCTGGTCGGTGGACGCCCTGGCCGCGAGCCCGCCGACCACGGCCAAGCTCGAGGCCAGCGTCCCGAGCGAGGGCTCGTGCTACGGCATCGCCGTGGACGACAAGTTCTTCTACCTGACCTGCGGCGACGACGACCGGCTGGTCCGCGTGGACCGCACCACCTCCGCGGTCACGCTGCTCACCAACTCGCTCGATCTCTCGACCACGCAGAACTACCTGCACGCGAAGGACACGACGGGCGACGGCACGGCCGACTTCCTCTACTTCAAGGCTGGGGACGACATCGTCTACTTCACCTGCAACCCCGGCGGGGCCACGCCCTACAGCGACGTCTTGGCCAGCTACGGCACGGGCTACGGCAGCTACGGGCTCGGGCTCGATGCCGCCGCCAACAAGCTCTACGCCTGGGACGACTCGACCTACGAGCTGGTCGTCATTCAGTGA
- a CDS encoding Rieske 2Fe-2S domain-containing protein, which translates to MTKPVGRLPLARLQREGLVRLHFPPFDVCVALVDGVPCAIEDGCNHAGASLSEGTQDGETVSCPMHGYVFSLRTGALVAPAGLCGDQRRFLARVEGDEVVVEDDFELEVR; encoded by the coding sequence GTGACGAAGCCGGTCGGCCGCCTGCCCCTCGCCCGTCTGCAACGCGAGGGGCTGGTGCGCCTGCACTTCCCTCCCTTCGACGTGTGCGTCGCGCTGGTGGACGGCGTGCCCTGCGCCATCGAGGACGGCTGCAACCATGCCGGCGCGAGCCTGTCGGAGGGGACGCAGGACGGAGAGACCGTCAGCTGCCCGATGCACGGCTACGTCTTCTCGCTCCGCACCGGCGCCCTCGTCGCCCCCGCTGGCCTGTGCGGTGACCAGCGGCGCTTCTTGGCCCGGGTCGAGGGCGACGAGGTCGTGGTCGAGGACGACTTCGAGCTCGAGGTGCGCTGA